A DNA window from Mycobacterium sp. IDR2000157661 contains the following coding sequences:
- a CDS encoding flavin-containing monooxygenase, translated as MTVAEQAPDTTPDSPATRPVHTRALIIGTGFSGLGMAIALQRQNVEFLMLEKADEIGGTWRDNTYPGCACDIPSHMYSFSFEPKADWTHMWSFQPEIQDYLLGVTEKYGLRRYIRFGSHVDRAHWDDTENRWHVFTKDGREFVAQFVISGAGGLHIPLVPEFPGLDEYAGAAFHSAEWDHSVDLTGKRVAVIGTGASAIQIVPEIVKDVAALHLYQRTPAWVMPRPNNPIPEWMRNLFATVPGTRALMRAGIYWVHEGVGFAMTRQPRLLKIGELLGKWNIRRSIKDPELRRKLTPDYRAGCKRILNSDTYYRGIADPKADVVTDRVARFTPTGIVTTDEAGRETERETDVVVFATGFHVTDSYTYVHIKGPGGEDLVDRWNREGIAALRGITIADMPNLFFLLGPNTALGHNSVVFMIESQIRYAANAIAAVDKKGAQALAPTREAQDRYNDELQDELAGTVWSTGGCSSWYLDEHGVNRTLWSGMTWQYWLATRRFDASEYRFLNGKARHAVAGVR; from the coding sequence ATGACGGTTGCCGAGCAGGCTCCCGACACCACACCCGATTCCCCGGCCACCCGGCCGGTGCACACCCGCGCGCTGATCATCGGCACCGGGTTCTCCGGCCTGGGCATGGCGATCGCGCTGCAGCGCCAGAATGTCGAGTTCCTGATGCTGGAGAAGGCCGACGAGATCGGCGGCACCTGGCGCGACAACACCTACCCGGGGTGCGCCTGCGACATCCCGTCGCACATGTACTCGTTCTCCTTCGAACCGAAGGCGGACTGGACGCACATGTGGTCGTTTCAGCCCGAGATCCAGGACTACCTGCTCGGTGTCACGGAGAAGTACGGCCTGCGCCGCTACATCCGGTTCGGCTCGCACGTGGACCGGGCGCACTGGGACGACACCGAGAACCGCTGGCATGTGTTCACCAAGGACGGCCGCGAGTTCGTCGCACAGTTCGTGATCTCCGGGGCCGGTGGTCTGCACATCCCGCTGGTGCCGGAATTCCCCGGCCTCGACGAATACGCGGGCGCGGCGTTCCACTCCGCCGAGTGGGACCACAGCGTCGACCTGACCGGCAAGCGGGTCGCGGTGATCGGAACCGGCGCCAGCGCGATCCAGATCGTGCCCGAGATCGTCAAGGACGTCGCGGCGCTGCACCTTTACCAGCGCACACCGGCGTGGGTGATGCCGCGGCCGAACAACCCCATCCCGGAGTGGATGCGTAACCTGTTCGCCACCGTGCCGGGCACCAGGGCGCTGATGCGTGCGGGGATCTACTGGGTCCACGAAGGCGTCGGGTTCGCGATGACGCGTCAGCCGCGGCTGCTGAAAATCGGTGAGCTGCTGGGCAAGTGGAACATCCGCCGGTCGATCAAGGACCCGGAGCTGCGGCGAAAGCTCACCCCCGACTACCGCGCCGGCTGCAAGCGGATCCTCAACTCCGACACCTACTATCGGGGGATCGCCGACCCGAAGGCCGACGTGGTCACCGACCGCGTAGCGCGGTTCACCCCGACCGGCATCGTGACCACCGACGAGGCCGGCCGCGAGACCGAACGAGAGACCGACGTGGTCGTGTTCGCGACCGGCTTCCACGTCACCGACTCCTACACCTACGTCCACATCAAAGGCCCGGGCGGTGAGGACCTGGTGGACCGGTGGAACCGTGAAGGCATCGCGGCGCTGCGCGGCATCACCATCGCCGATATGCCGAACCTGTTCTTCCTGCTGGGACCCAACACGGCGCTGGGCCACAACTCCGTGGTGTTCATGATCGAATCGCAGATCCGCTACGCCGCCAACGCGATCGCCGCCGTCGACAAGAAGGGCGCGCAGGCGCTGGCCCCGACGCGGGAGGCGCAGGACCGCTACAACGACGAGTTGCAGGACGAGCTGGCCGGCACGGTGTGGAGCACCGGGGGCTGCAGTAGCTGGTATCTCGACGAGCACGGGGTGAACCGGACGTTGTGGAGCGGCATGACGTGGCAGTACTGGCTGGCGACCCGGCGCTTCGACGCCTCGGAGTACCGGTTCCTCAACGGAAAAGCACGACACGCCGTCGCTGGTGTGCGCTGA
- the nrdF gene encoding class 1b ribonucleoside-diphosphate reductase subunit beta, producing the protein MKLIDRVSAINWNRLQDEKDAEVWDRLTGNFWLPEKVPVSNDIPSWGTLNDHEKQLTMRVFTGLTLLDTIQGTVGAVSLIPDALTPHEEAVYTNIAFMESVHARSYSNIFSTLCSTAEIDDAFRWSEENPNLQRKAEIVMRYYKGDEPLKRKVASTLLESFLFYSGFYLPMYWSSRAKLTNTADMIRLIIRDEAVHGYYIGYKYQRGLAMEDPAKQAELKDYTYELLFELYDNEVEYTQDLYDGVGLTEDVKKFLRYNANKALMNLGYEALFPRDETDVNPAILSALSPNADENHDFFSGSGSSYVIGKAVNTEDEDWDF; encoded by the coding sequence GTGAAGCTGATCGACCGCGTATCGGCCATCAACTGGAATCGTCTCCAGGACGAGAAGGACGCCGAGGTCTGGGACCGGCTCACCGGCAATTTCTGGTTGCCGGAGAAGGTGCCGGTGTCCAACGACATCCCGTCATGGGGCACGCTCAACGACCACGAGAAACAGTTGACGATGCGGGTCTTCACCGGCCTGACGCTGCTGGACACCATTCAGGGCACCGTCGGTGCGGTCAGCCTGATTCCCGATGCGCTGACCCCGCACGAGGAAGCGGTCTACACCAACATCGCGTTCATGGAGTCGGTACACGCGCGCAGCTACAGCAACATCTTCTCCACGTTGTGCTCGACCGCCGAGATCGACGACGCCTTCCGCTGGTCGGAGGAGAACCCGAACCTGCAGCGCAAGGCCGAGATCGTCATGCGGTACTACAAGGGCGACGAGCCGCTCAAGCGCAAGGTGGCCTCCACGCTGCTGGAGAGCTTCCTGTTCTACTCCGGCTTCTACCTGCCGATGTACTGGTCGAGCCGGGCCAAGCTGACCAACACCGCCGACATGATCCGGCTGATCATCCGGGACGAGGCCGTGCACGGCTACTACATCGGCTACAAGTACCAGCGGGGTCTGGCGATGGAGGATCCCGCCAAGCAGGCCGAGCTCAAGGACTACACCTACGAGCTGCTCTTCGAGCTCTACGACAACGAGGTCGAGTACACCCAGGACCTCTACGACGGCGTCGGGCTGACCGAGGACGTCAAGAAGTTCCTGCGCTACAACGCCAACAAGGCGCTGATGAATCTCGGCTACGAGGCGCTGTTCCCGCGCGACGAGACCGACGTCAACCCGGCGATCCTCTCGGCGCTGAGCCCCAACGCCGACGAGAACCACGACTTCTTCTCCGGTTCGGGTTCGAGCTACGTGATCGGCAAGGCCGTCAACACCGAAGACGAGGACTGGGACTTTTAG
- a CDS encoding DMT family transporter — protein sequence MTDTGAASPSARPRPGTGAGHRAENLVLGAGLTVAAFFCVALVGVLAKVSGQYTSTGVLLLFQNAIGLLYVIPVALRGGCSSLRTRRFGLHILRAATGTACWYALFFAITQVPLANASLLTYSAPLWMPFIAWAVTRQRVAGATWIGAGIGFVGVALVLRPQGPGFSLGELSALAGAGFLAVAMMSVRWLGSTEPMIRILFYYFLLSSAMSIPIAVADWQPIPATVWPWLLALGFAQLASQVLIVVAYRYASAEKVGPFIYSVIVFTALIDWIVWQQRPTLSACLGMALVVGGGLVAVRARRPSPSRPVSPEPGDSGPAP from the coding sequence GTGACGGACACCGGCGCAGCCTCACCGTCGGCTCGTCCGAGGCCCGGCACCGGCGCGGGTCACCGGGCCGAGAACCTGGTCCTGGGCGCAGGACTGACTGTCGCAGCCTTCTTCTGCGTCGCTCTGGTGGGCGTTCTGGCGAAGGTGTCCGGACAGTACACGTCGACGGGGGTGCTGCTGCTCTTCCAGAACGCGATCGGCCTTCTCTACGTCATCCCGGTGGCGCTGCGCGGCGGGTGCTCGTCGCTGAGGACGCGTAGGTTCGGTCTGCACATCTTGCGGGCGGCGACGGGCACCGCGTGCTGGTACGCACTGTTCTTCGCCATCACCCAGGTTCCGCTGGCCAACGCATCGCTGCTGACCTACAGCGCGCCGCTGTGGATGCCGTTCATCGCCTGGGCCGTAACGCGGCAGCGGGTGGCGGGAGCGACCTGGATCGGCGCAGGCATCGGCTTTGTCGGGGTGGCGCTCGTACTGCGCCCCCAAGGCCCGGGCTTCAGCCTCGGTGAGTTGTCCGCGCTCGCCGGTGCCGGGTTCCTGGCAGTCGCCATGATGTCGGTCCGGTGGCTCGGGTCGACCGAACCCATGATCAGGATTCTCTTCTACTACTTCCTGCTCTCCAGCGCGATGTCGATTCCCATCGCCGTGGCCGACTGGCAACCCATCCCGGCCACGGTGTGGCCGTGGCTGTTGGCGCTCGGGTTCGCTCAGCTTGCGTCGCAAGTCCTCATCGTCGTGGCCTACCGCTACGCCTCCGCCGAGAAGGTGGGCCCGTTCATCTACTCGGTCATCGTGTTCACCGCGCTCATCGACTGGATCGTCTGGCAGCAGCGACCGACGCTATCGGCCTGCCTGGGCATGGCGCTCGTCGTCGGCGGCGGTCTGGTCGCTGTGCGAGCCCGACGCCCATCCCCGTCTCGACCAGTTTCCCCCGAACCCGGCGACTCGGGTCCAGCGCCGTGA
- a CDS encoding iron-siderophore ABC transporter substrate-binding protein has product MLTSGRRMRHVAASVAVLTAVVVTLLSGCGFPGGDPPTPADAQTVVTSTTRIAGAGVLGNERRPDESCAPEPAAVDPGPPDRVVGHAAGETRVQADPQRIVVLSGDQLDALCALGLQSRIVAAALPDGSDSQPSYLGQVIHDVPAVGTRSDPDLEAIRAADPDLILGSQALTPEAFAPLSDIAPTVFTGPSGPQWQDNLRTAGEATGRSGAANGLIDGFRRAADRTGAENDATHFQASVVQFTDTTMRVFGVDTFPGSVLAEVGVDRPAAQRFTDKPYLEVGITEDDLAESADLSAADGDIVYLSFASPEARERATAVLESDAWRKLSATRDGRVFAVNNEVWQAGEGIVAARGILADLQWLNAPIN; this is encoded by the coding sequence GTGCTGACCAGCGGACGACGGATGCGCCATGTCGCCGCCTCGGTCGCTGTCCTCACGGCGGTCGTGGTGACCCTGCTCAGCGGGTGCGGATTCCCCGGCGGAGACCCGCCCACGCCGGCCGACGCCCAGACCGTCGTCACCAGTACGACGCGGATCGCCGGGGCGGGTGTGCTGGGCAACGAACGCCGCCCCGACGAGTCTTGTGCACCGGAGCCGGCTGCCGTCGACCCGGGGCCGCCGGACCGCGTCGTCGGCCACGCGGCGGGCGAGACGCGGGTGCAGGCGGACCCGCAGCGCATCGTCGTCCTCTCCGGCGACCAACTCGACGCGCTGTGCGCGCTTGGCCTGCAATCGCGGATCGTGGCGGCCGCGCTGCCCGATGGCTCGGACTCCCAGCCCTCGTACCTCGGCCAAGTCATCCATGACGTGCCCGCGGTCGGCACCCGCAGCGATCCCGACCTCGAGGCCATCAGGGCAGCCGATCCAGACCTGATCCTAGGTTCACAGGCGCTGACTCCCGAGGCGTTCGCGCCGCTCTCGGACATCGCACCCACGGTGTTCACCGGACCGTCCGGGCCACAGTGGCAGGACAATCTGCGCACCGCAGGCGAGGCGACCGGACGGTCCGGCGCCGCCAACGGGTTGATCGACGGCTTCCGGCGCGCCGCCGACAGAACGGGCGCGGAGAACGACGCCACCCATTTCCAGGCCTCCGTCGTACAGTTCACCGACACCACCATGCGGGTCTTCGGCGTCGACACGTTCCCCGGCAGCGTGCTCGCCGAGGTGGGCGTCGATCGCCCTGCGGCACAACGATTCACCGACAAGCCGTACCTAGAGGTGGGTATCACCGAGGACGATCTGGCCGAGTCTGCCGACCTGTCCGCGGCCGACGGCGACATCGTCTACCTGTCGTTCGCATCCCCAGAAGCCAGGGAGCGCGCCACCGCGGTGCTGGAAAGCGACGCCTGGAGGAAATTGAGCGCAACCCGCGACGGCCGCGTCTTCGCGGTCAACAACGAGGTGTGGCAGGCCGGAGAGGGCATCGTCGCCGCCCGCGGGATCCTGGCCGACCTGCAGTGGCTCAACGCGCCGATCAACTAG
- a CDS encoding tripartite tricarboxylate transporter substrate binding protein, with protein sequence MIKSAFSTMIAFLLTACLYCPSVAEAAPYPTGPVTMTAGANPGSGFDLTIRSVVDALQKEHIVNVPLPVHNRPGGSGADFLATMVQHNRGADNQVAVTSLSMMVNQLSGKSSYGYRDVTMIARLMTEYYAVVTLPGSAFTNLNDVMSAITSDPAGVVVGAAHDDEAPFDLLVSAAGGDPSTIHYVTHEGGGDQNAALRREHVDVAIGGVSEFIDQIGSGDLMALGLLAENRLPGLDVPTAREQGLDVTLSNWRGLYGPPDMPPYAVEYWQTALARMVESPTWQHISERGHFTTTFMTGDQFQTFLATTQEDVKTALEAAAHR encoded by the coding sequence ATGATCAAGTCCGCCTTCAGCACAATGATCGCTTTCCTGCTGACCGCTTGTCTGTACTGTCCGTCCGTCGCCGAGGCAGCGCCCTACCCCACCGGACCCGTCACGATGACGGCGGGAGCCAATCCGGGCAGCGGGTTCGACCTCACCATCCGCTCGGTCGTCGATGCCCTGCAGAAAGAGCACATCGTCAATGTGCCGCTGCCGGTGCACAATCGCCCCGGCGGAAGCGGTGCCGACTTCCTGGCGACGATGGTGCAGCACAACCGCGGTGCGGACAACCAAGTCGCAGTCACATCCTTGTCGATGATGGTGAATCAGTTGAGCGGCAAGTCCAGCTACGGATACCGCGACGTCACCATGATCGCCCGGCTGATGACCGAGTACTACGCCGTCGTCACCCTTCCCGGCTCTGCGTTCACCAACCTCAATGACGTCATGTCGGCAATCACGTCCGACCCGGCAGGCGTCGTCGTTGGTGCCGCTCATGACGATGAGGCTCCGTTCGACCTACTCGTGTCGGCGGCCGGTGGCGACCCGTCCACCATTCACTACGTAACCCACGAAGGCGGCGGTGACCAGAACGCCGCGCTGCGCAGGGAGCACGTCGACGTGGCCATCGGCGGTGTCAGCGAGTTCATCGACCAAATCGGGTCCGGAGACCTCATGGCACTGGGTTTGCTGGCCGAGAACCGGTTGCCCGGTCTCGACGTACCCACCGCAAGAGAACAAGGACTCGACGTCACCCTGTCCAACTGGCGCGGCCTCTACGGACCACCCGACATGCCGCCGTACGCCGTCGAGTACTGGCAGACGGCGCTCGCGAGGATGGTGGAGTCGCCGACGTGGCAACACATTTCGGAGCGCGGCCATTTCACGACCACCTTCATGACCGGTGACCAGTTCCAGACCTTTCTGGCCACGACGCAGGAGGACGTCAAGACCGCGCTCGAAGCTGCGGCCCACCGGTGA
- a CDS encoding SDR family oxidoreductase → MRPVPRWPARRQSDLCGKRILLTGASSGIGAVAAEKLAAEGATVIAVARRDGLLAELVDRITAAGGSAIAIRADLSDLDQVDAVVDRAGSIDVLVNNAARSIRRPLSESLQRWHDVERVMTLNYYAPLRLIRGLAPGMIERGDGHVINIASWRVLPESSPMFAAYNASKAALSAVSRVIDTEWGTAGVHSTTIYYPLVATPMIAPTRAYDGIPALTADEAATWIVTAAKTRPIRIAPRKALALRALDVVAPRTVNNILERETDRMNARDRAPLPSPITAS, encoded by the coding sequence ATGCGTCCAGTTCCGCGCTGGCCCGCTCGTAGGCAGTCGGACCTGTGCGGTAAGCGGATACTGCTGACCGGCGCGTCCTCGGGGATCGGTGCCGTTGCCGCAGAGAAACTCGCGGCCGAAGGCGCAACCGTGATCGCGGTCGCGCGCAGGGATGGCCTCCTGGCCGAGCTCGTCGACCGAATCACGGCAGCCGGCGGCAGTGCCATCGCGATAAGGGCCGACTTGTCCGATCTCGACCAGGTCGACGCGGTGGTAGACCGTGCCGGCTCCATCGACGTTCTGGTCAACAACGCGGCCAGGTCGATCCGCAGGCCGCTCTCCGAATCGCTTCAGCGCTGGCACGACGTGGAGCGGGTGATGACGCTGAACTACTACGCGCCGCTGCGGCTCATACGGGGACTGGCCCCGGGGATGATCGAACGCGGCGACGGGCACGTGATCAATATCGCCAGTTGGCGCGTGCTCCCCGAATCCTCGCCGATGTTCGCCGCCTACAACGCATCCAAGGCTGCGCTGAGCGCGGTCAGCCGCGTCATCGACACCGAGTGGGGGACTGCAGGCGTGCATTCGACCACAATCTATTACCCCTTGGTCGCCACGCCGATGATCGCCCCCACCCGCGCCTACGACGGCATCCCGGCACTCACCGCAGACGAGGCCGCTACCTGGATCGTGACCGCTGCGAAGACCCGACCGATACGCATCGCACCGCGCAAGGCACTCGCGCTGCGGGCGCTCGACGTCGTCGCTCCCCGAACGGTCAACAACATCCTGGAACGCGAAACCGATCGGATGAACGCAAGGGACCGCGCACCCCTGCCCAGCCCGATCACCGCGAGCTAG
- the ctaD gene encoding aa3-type cytochrome oxidase subunit I: MVAEAPPIGELEARRPFPARLGPKGNLIYKLITTTDHKMIGIMYCVACFIFFFIGGLMALFMRTELAMPGLQFLSNEQYNQLFTMHGTVMLLFYATPIVFGFANLVLPLQIGAPDVAFPRLNAFSFWLFLFGALIAIAGFITPAGAADFGWTAYTPLSSAIHSPGTGGDLWIMGLAVGGLGTILGGVNMVTTVVCMRAPGMTMFRMPIFTWNILVTSILVLMAFPLLTAALFGLAADRHLGAHIYDPANGGVLLWQHLFWFFGHPEVYIIALPFFGIVTEIFPVFSRKPIFGYTTLIYATLAIAALSVAVWAHHMYATGAVLLPFFSFMTFLIAVPTGIKFFNWIGTMWKGQLTFETPMLFSVGFLLTFLLGGLSGVLLASPPLDFHVTDSYFVVAHFHYVLFGTIVFATYAGIYFWFPKMTGRLLDERLGKLHFWLTFIGFHTTFLVQHWVGDEGMPRRYADYLPSDGFTTLNVVSTIGAFILGISTIPFVWNVFKSWRYGEPVTVDDPWGYGNSLEWATSCPPPRHNFTELPRIRSERPAFELHYPHMIDRMRAEAHIGKHATVGESAEGFGPRTEPDRSS, from the coding sequence TTGGTAGCCGAAGCGCCCCCGATCGGAGAACTCGAGGCACGGCGTCCGTTCCCGGCCCGGCTTGGCCCCAAGGGCAACCTGATCTACAAGCTCATCACGACGACCGATCACAAGATGATCGGCATCATGTACTGCGTCGCCTGCTTCATCTTCTTCTTCATCGGCGGGCTGATGGCGCTGTTCATGCGGACCGAGCTGGCCATGCCGGGGCTGCAGTTCCTGAGCAATGAGCAGTACAACCAGCTGTTCACCATGCACGGCACGGTGATGCTGCTGTTCTACGCCACCCCGATCGTGTTCGGCTTCGCCAACCTGGTGCTGCCCCTGCAGATCGGCGCCCCCGACGTCGCGTTCCCGCGGCTGAACGCGTTCTCCTTCTGGCTGTTCCTGTTCGGCGCGCTGATCGCGATCGCCGGATTCATCACCCCCGCCGGCGCCGCGGACTTCGGCTGGACCGCGTACACGCCGCTGAGCAGCGCCATTCACTCACCAGGCACCGGCGGTGACCTGTGGATCATGGGTCTGGCGGTGGGTGGTCTGGGCACCATCCTCGGTGGCGTCAACATGGTCACCACCGTGGTGTGTATGCGGGCTCCCGGGATGACGATGTTCCGGATGCCGATCTTCACCTGGAACATCCTGGTGACGTCGATCCTGGTGCTGATGGCCTTCCCGCTGCTGACCGCCGCGCTGTTCGGCCTGGCCGCCGACCGCCACCTCGGCGCGCACATCTACGACCCCGCCAACGGTGGGGTGCTGCTGTGGCAACACCTGTTCTGGTTCTTCGGACACCCCGAGGTCTACATCATCGCGTTGCCGTTCTTCGGCATCGTCACCGAGATCTTCCCGGTGTTCTCGCGCAAGCCGATCTTCGGCTACACCACGCTGATCTACGCGACGTTGGCGATCGCCGCGCTCTCGGTGGCGGTGTGGGCGCACCACATGTATGCGACCGGCGCCGTCCTGCTGCCCTTCTTCTCCTTCATGACGTTCCTGATCGCGGTGCCCACCGGGATCAAGTTCTTCAACTGGATAGGCACGATGTGGAAGGGGCAGTTGACATTCGAGACACCGATGTTGTTCTCGGTGGGCTTCCTGCTGACCTTCCTGTTGGGTGGCCTGTCGGGCGTGCTGCTGGCCAGCCCGCCGCTGGACTTCCACGTCACCGACAGCTACTTCGTCGTCGCGCACTTCCACTACGTGCTCTTCGGCACCATCGTGTTCGCCACCTACGCCGGCATCTACTTCTGGTTCCCCAAGATGACCGGCCGCCTGCTCGACGAGCGGTTGGGCAAACTGCACTTCTGGTTGACGTTCATCGGCTTCCACACAACCTTCCTGGTGCAGCACTGGGTGGGCGACGAGGGCATGCCGCGCCGCTACGCTGACTACCTGCCCAGCGACGGCTTCACCACGCTCAACGTCGTCTCGACCATCGGCGCGTTCATCCTGGGCATCTCGACGATCCCGTTCGTGTGGAACGTGTTCAAGAGTTGGCGCTACGGCGAGCCGGTCACCGTCGACGACCCGTGGGGCTACGGCAACTCGCTGGAGTGGGCGACCTCCTGCCCGCCGCCGCGGCACAACTTCACCGAGCTGCCCCGGATCCGTTCGGAGCGCCCGGCGTTCGAGCTGCACTACCCGCACATGATCGACCGGATGCGCGCCGAGGCGCACATCGGCAAGCATGCGACGGTGGGTGAATCGGCGGAGGGCTTCGGACCCCGTACCGAGCCCGACCGCAGCAGCTAG
- a CDS encoding NAD(P)-dependent alcohol dehydrogenase: MSTVTAYAAPSATEPLIKTTITRRDVGPHDVAFDIHFAGICHSDIHTVRDEWGRANYPVVPGHEIAGVVTEVGSEVTRYRVGDRVGVGCFVDSCRECPQCRAGEEQYCTNPGMVGTYNSVGRDGQPTQGGYSGAIVVDENYVLSIPDSLPLDAAAPLLCAGITLYSPLRHWKAGPGTRVAVIGLGGLGHMGVKLAHAMGAHVTVLSQSLKKMEDGLRLGADEYYATSDRDTFTKLAGSFDLILNTVSANLNLGSYLQLLKLDGTLVELGMPENPMSVPAGALIFGRRSIAGSLIGGIAETQEMLDFCAEHGVLPEIEVVAPDYINEAYERVLASDVRYRFVIDTAPLRG, from the coding sequence ATGAGCACCGTCACCGCATACGCCGCGCCGTCGGCGACCGAACCACTGATCAAGACCACCATCACCCGCCGCGACGTCGGACCGCACGACGTCGCGTTCGACATCCACTTCGCCGGCATCTGTCACTCCGACATCCACACCGTGCGCGACGAGTGGGGCCGAGCGAATTATCCGGTGGTGCCCGGGCACGAGATCGCGGGCGTCGTGACCGAGGTCGGTTCGGAGGTGACGAGGTACCGGGTCGGTGACCGCGTGGGCGTCGGCTGTTTCGTCGATTCGTGCCGTGAGTGTCCGCAGTGCCGCGCCGGTGAAGAGCAGTACTGCACCAACCCCGGGATGGTCGGCACCTACAACTCCGTCGGTCGCGACGGGCAACCGACGCAGGGCGGCTACAGCGGCGCGATCGTGGTCGACGAGAACTACGTCCTGAGCATTCCCGACAGCCTGCCGTTGGACGCCGCCGCGCCGCTGCTGTGCGCGGGCATCACGCTCTATTCGCCGCTGCGTCACTGGAAGGCCGGTCCGGGCACGCGTGTCGCTGTGATCGGGCTCGGCGGGCTGGGCCACATGGGCGTCAAGCTCGCACACGCGATGGGCGCGCACGTGACTGTGCTGAGCCAATCGCTGAAGAAGATGGAAGACGGCCTGCGACTCGGCGCCGACGAGTACTACGCGACCTCGGATCGCGACACGTTCACCAAGCTGGCCGGCTCGTTCGACCTGATTCTCAACACCGTTTCGGCCAACCTGAACCTCGGCAGCTACCTGCAGCTGCTCAAGCTCGACGGCACGCTCGTCGAACTCGGGATGCCCGAGAACCCGATGTCGGTGCCTGCCGGCGCGCTGATCTTCGGCCGCCGCAGCATCGCGGGATCGCTGATCGGCGGCATCGCCGAGACACAGGAAATGCTCGACTTCTGCGCCGAGCACGGCGTGCTGCCCGAGATCGAGGTCGTCGCACCCGACTACATCAACGAGGCTTACGAGCGGGTGCTGGCCAGCGATGTGCGCTACCGGTTCGTGATCGACACCGCGCCATTGCGGGGCTGA
- a CDS encoding YciI family protein: MFHVLRSTYLQSADVVNRTRPAHLEWLRGEVAAGRIVLAGRLDDESGAVLLTGDMDAEEVQDIVDRDPYTAAGVARYERLSFNGAFRAPGL; the protein is encoded by the coding sequence GTGTTCCACGTCCTCAGGTCGACATACCTGCAATCCGCCGACGTCGTGAACCGGACCCGGCCCGCGCATCTGGAGTGGCTGCGGGGCGAGGTCGCGGCCGGACGCATCGTGCTGGCCGGCCGCCTCGACGACGAATCCGGGGCGGTGCTGCTCACCGGCGACATGGACGCCGAGGAGGTGCAGGACATCGTGGACCGCGATCCCTACACCGCGGCCGGTGTGGCCCGCTACGAGCGACTCTCCTTCAACGGCGCCTTCCGCGCGCCCGGCCTCTAG
- a CDS encoding TetR/AcrR family transcriptional regulator, with protein MRRGSRPRSGGEPGVKVDARSERWREHRKKVRAEIVDAAFRAIDRLGPNVSVREIAEEAGTAKPKIYRHFTDKSDMFSEIGQRMRDMLWAAIIPSIDVENDSARQIVSRGVEHYVELVDQHPNVVRFLLQGRFADQSAAAMTAVNKGSEITLAVADMISAELKDLAPEPAAFELAAYAIFGTAASATDWWLGGDVDRPRRMAADRFIAHMTTIMVGAINGTAELLGIEIDADQPISTAVRKQQPVA; from the coding sequence GTGCGACGAGGGTCCAGGCCACGCTCTGGTGGCGAGCCGGGTGTCAAGGTGGACGCCCGCAGCGAGCGCTGGCGCGAGCACCGCAAGAAGGTGCGCGCCGAGATCGTCGACGCCGCGTTCCGTGCCATCGACCGGCTGGGGCCCAACGTCAGCGTGCGGGAGATCGCCGAGGAGGCAGGCACCGCCAAACCCAAGATCTACCGCCACTTCACCGACAAGTCCGACATGTTCTCCGAGATCGGGCAGCGGATGCGGGACATGTTGTGGGCCGCCATCATTCCGTCGATCGATGTCGAGAACGACTCCGCTCGCCAGATCGTGAGCCGCGGCGTCGAGCATTACGTCGAACTGGTCGACCAGCACCCCAATGTGGTGCGCTTCCTGCTCCAGGGCCGGTTCGCCGATCAATCCGCCGCCGCGATGACTGCCGTCAACAAGGGCAGCGAGATCACCCTGGCCGTCGCCGACATGATCAGCGCCGAACTCAAGGACCTGGCACCCGAACCGGCGGCGTTCGAACTGGCGGCGTACGCGATCTTCGGGACCGCCGCCTCGGCGACTGACTGGTGGCTCGGCGGCGACGTGGACCGTCCCCGCCGGATGGCCGCCGACCGGTTCATCGCACACATGACGACCATCATGGTGGGCGCCATCAACGGCACCGCCGAATTACTCGGTATCGAGATCGACGCCGACCAGCCGATCAGCACGGCGGTACGCAAGCAGCAGCCCGTCGCCTGA